Within Brachyhypopomus gauderio isolate BG-103 chromosome 4, BGAUD_0.2, whole genome shotgun sequence, the genomic segment ggtaatatagagggagagagaggggggtaatatagaaggggagagagagagaggggtaatatagagggagagagaggggggtaatatggagaggaagagagtgggggtaatatagagggagagagagagtgtaatatagagggggagagagagagggtaataTAGAGGGGAAGAGTGGGGGTAatatagagggggagagagagagggtaatatagagggggagagagagagtgtaatatagagggggagagagagagggtaataTAGAGGGGAAGAGTGGGGGTAatatagagggggagagagagagggtaatatagagggggagagagagaggggtaatatagaaggggagagagagaggggtaatatagaaggggagagagagaggggtaatatagaaggggagagagagaggggtaatatagaagggggagagagagagagggtaatatagagggggagagagagaggggtaatatagagggggagagagagagaggggtaatatagagggggagagagagaggggtaatatagagggggagagagagaggggtaatatagaaggggagagagagaggggtaataTAGAGGGAGTGATGGTAAGTAATGAAAACAAAAAGAGAAGAGAACTACCACGTGCTcagaatgtttaaaatgtcatttGATGTTGGAGTGCCATGGTAACTAATGATTCATACAGCGACACCGTGTTCCAAGTGgcgtgtgtgagtatgtgtgtgtatgtatgtgtgtctgcatgcaaccatgtgtgcgtgtgtatgtgtgtgtttgtgtgtgtgtgtgtgtgtgtgtgtgtatttctggaACACACTGTGTCTGGTGTCTCACTGTGAGTAATCACCTCTATTGAAAATCATAAAAGCTTCCATTAGGCAGTTGTCCTCTCAGTTTCTTTCAGTTCACCTCATTCACTTTTGCTCTTTTCTTGTGTTCCTCTATATGttattgtggtgtgtgtgtgtgtgtgtgtgtgtgtgtgtgtgtgtgtgtgtgtgtgtgtgtgtgtgtgtgtgtgtgtgtgtgtgtgtgtgtgtgtgtgtgtgtgtgtgtgtgtgtatgtatgtctgtgtgtgagtgcctgtatgtgtatgtgtgtgtgtgtctgtgtatgtgtgggtgtgtgtgcctgtgtgtgtgtgtgtgtgtgtctgtgtgtctgtgtgtgtgtctgtgtgtgtttgtaagtgtctgtgtgtgccagtgtcTCAACAGAGAGTCTTTTCTACTTTTCTGctttaatatttttaaatatttaataattttaatctctaatatttaatatttttaaatatttaatatttttaatcTCTTATAtttactctctctcctctcagagGGACATGggcagagtgaaggagagagaatgaACATTAAGAATTTCCAGACTTACATCAGGGACAGTCTTCAGCATATCGACCTCATGAAGGAGCGATACCCCGGCCTGCCGATCTTCATCCTTGGCCACTCAATGGTGAGAGCCCCTTCTCCAGTCAGTACTGTTACAGGCACTTAATGGTGAGAGCCCCTTCTCCAGTCAGTACTGTTACAGGCACTCATTGGTGAGACCCCCTTCTCCAGTCAGTACTGTTACAGGCACTTAATGGTGAGAGCCCCTTCTCCAGTCAGTACTGTTACAGGCACTCATTGGTGAGACCCCCTTCTCCAGTCAGTACTGTTACAGGCACTTAATGGTGAGAGCCCCTTCTCCAGTCAGTACTGTTACAGGCACTTAATGGTGAGAGCCCCTTCTCCAGTCAGTACTGTTACAGGCACTCATTGGTGAGACCCCCTTCTCCAGTCAGTACTGTTACAGGCACTTAATGGTGAGAGCCCCTTCTCCAGTCAGTACTGTTACAGGCACTCATTGGTGAGACCCCCTTCTCCAGTCAGTACTGTTACAGGCACTCACTGCACCTGCATCTGCCTTTGCCTGAGAATTAATAATCACTAACGCAATGAAACATTAATGTAGATAAATATCAATACATAATGTTTTCCAACAGTTTCAGTTCAGTTTAGTTCAGCACTGTGTGCAGCATACAACATGTAATTTGGCTGCAAATGTATTGCAcaaaggagtgaaataacacaACACTCTAAACACAGGACATTTGGTAAGTACCACAACACCTTATTACATCAAGCACACTGTTGAGAGACACACGGCACGCAGCACACTTTTTTAAGGCCATGGGTGGGCCTAACCATGATTATATGTTTTATTTGGTACTATTTATGTTCAGGTATGTGAGGTAAAGTGTCTTCCAAGTGCATATatcataataattataataataaatacatgcaAAGTATAAAGCATATAGAAGGTCCTTTCTGTTTTATAGAGTTAGCTAAAAGCGagtgtggatgtgtacagtgCTGTTCTAAGAGTGGGCTATAGGTAATGGTTATGGGTGAAGTGCAATAGTTCTGTTTACACAAGCGGTACAGAATGAAGGACAGATATTTATAATCCCAAGTTGAGAGTGGGAGTGTGGCTGTGCCAAGAAGGTACATCTTATTTGTGGTTCGTGTGGTGTGAGCAGCTTGTCTGCCCGCGTGAAAATGCTCCTCCCCAGTCTGGAGGTTCTGCGCTGAATGCTTCGGGAGTCGTGTTCAAATGGGCTCGGCTCGGGGTGAGCAGGGTCTGAGACAAACGCCAGTTGCTTTCTTCAGATGTCTTGTTCTTGTTGTTGTCTTGTACAGTAGAGAAAGCGTTTCCGGTGAAGGACTTAGCAGTATCCATTACTTGCTGCAAGGAACTGTGCATCTTTCAAAGATGACTGGCTGACTTTCCTCGGTTTCTTTAGAAATCGCAGGTGCTGTTGGGCCGTCCTTGTAAGGCGAGAGATGTGGGCTGGCCAGCTGAGGTCTCCTGTGATATGCCCTCCTAGGAATTTGAAACGTCTCCCTCCACTGGAGTGCACTTATATAGACGTGTTCTCCTCCTCCTACAAACATTCAGCCAGTAGTCATCAGCCTGGGAAACCGCTGAAAAAGCTGAGGACTGGGTCCTAAACTCTGCCAAAGGTCTGACTTGCAAAAAAATTGCTTTGAGCATAATAAATGATTCAGATGCGCTGTATCACATCTGAAGGCTAGAGCTGGCAGAACAGGGCTCACCATTAATATGACTTTGTGGGATCTCATagacagaaaaagaaaagcaaaacagACTAAATGAAAAAGAAGAACTAGAGAAGGCAAGCcaggtttatttatatagcactctTCATACACCACAGTGAAACTACTGATATAACTACTATAACTGATACAACTACTGATATAAAAGGCCAAATTAAAAACCACAACTGGTTTAAACAGCACAAATTTCAAAGATACCTCTAAATAAACCAGAAACTAtaagaaatgtttaaatttcaAAAGTGCTTATAAAGTTCACATTGAATATAAAGTGTCGAGATAAAATAGAGAAAATAAATGCAGAataaattaaaatgaaaagaaatcACATTGCAATGCAGTTCACAATGTAGTAAATATGCAGGAGCTAACGCATTGGTGTTTAAATTGAGCTAAAAGCCTGGTCAAATTAGCAAGTTTTCAATTTAGATTTAAAAGCATCTAGTATCTGGGCTCTTCTGATATTCTGTTACAGCTGGTTCCATTTCCAAAGAGCATAGCAGCTAAACACTCCCTCTCCTCTTGGGTATCACTTGAGCATCACTAACTGAATATTTCCTAATGATGTAAGAGAGATGTGAGGCAGAGGAAACTGGCTCATTGGTGGATATATACCTACTAATGGCTTAAAAAAACAGGTGCAAACTAAAATAATGTTTCATTATGCAGTTAATTCTAATTCTGgggtcattttttctttttttcttagtTGGTGACCATGGTGAAGAGTATTTTGCTATTGTTAATATTATTGTTGATAATACTGAGAAATTGGCCCAGCTTTATATATTGTTGCGTTGTAATCGTGCAGTCCATCTTTGAATATTTCAAAGAATATTTGTGAATATGGTGCTTTGAATATATAATgctttgaatatatatatatatatatatatatatatatatatatatatatatatatatatatatatatatatacactcttTGTGTTCATCTGTCCTGCATTCTGGTTTGGATTTGGATTGCAGCACAGCAATATTTCTCCACGGTGCTCCATGGCAAGAAATGGTTATAAATTTAAGCAGACTTTTTTGAGCTGAAGCCATCCAGCATTGCATCAGGAGACACGGGCAGCGTGAATGGTGTTGTCATTGTGTCATTTATAAACTTCTTAAAACAAACGCATCTGGTCTAACCACATGCCACATTCCAGTGGAAAAACTGTATCTTCACCTTTCTGTGTCATGGGACACATTTGTGAAGTTGAGGTTTGGTGAAGAACATAGTGCCATAATTAATACGGATGTGGCACTACATTCATTTCACCCTAATTAAATCATTAATTTAGCGAGACCCGTTTAGGAGTGATCAGATATTAACAGGAGCTGTGTGCTTCTCTACAAAAGCTACGACTCTCATTTTATGCTCTGCAGGCTGGCCAGATTTACAACGTCTGAGTTCCTGTTTTTCCAGTTTGGTAAACACTGGAATGGTCGAGATTACAGGTCCGCCAGGTCTTTAGAAAACACATACTGCTGATGTCATGGCTGTCGCTGCCGCTTGACAAGTATTGCTGTGTCACACTTGAAGCTGGTGTGTCTACTGCCATTACAGCAACGGACAGTGGGAGGGACTCATGCTAACAGTGGGGTGGAGAATGAAGGTGACTTTCTGGTGGTTGAAGAGCTTGTCACTTCTTGAAACTACAAACGTCTTGATTTGGCCACAGGCTTGTGGCTCAGGGTGAACGTTCTCCCCTCAGATCCTGTGTCACTGTATCTTTGGCTTTTCAACACTTCACTTCACTCTTATATCTTTTTAACTCTCAATTCATTATTCTTTACATATTACATTTCATCGCAGGCACTTGATATTCTTTACGTTTTCATCTTGAATTGATAGAACTCAGGATGTACAAAGCTTTATTATATCAAGGGTGCTATACGCCCTTGAGTGGCttcttttataaatatatatatagaggtATTTATAAAAATACTTCTTTGGCCAGTTGGATATGTGATACATGATACCACACAACGTACagcctgtttgtgtgtatatgatgtggtGATGCCATGATTCTGCCAGCCTACAGCCTAAACCCAGCCTAAACCACCAAGCACGCTGAGATTATTATGCAGGAGGGGTACAGTAGAGAGGATTTAGGTGATGTGGAAGAGTTAGCACCATGTAACCTGATGTCCCACCTGAGGTTCCTCTGTGTTCGGCATGAGCCTCACCTACCCGCATGCCAAGCAGGGAACTGCTCGGCCGTGTTACGGATCAGAGATACTGATACTGTTATGGATCAGAGGTACTGATACTGTTATGGATCAGAGGTACGGATCTGTCTGGCTGATTTGCCTGGTCGAGCCTTCTAGCTGATCTGTCTGACTCATCTGTCTGACTCATCTCAGTGGATCGTCCAAAGGCAGCAAAAATGATCATGTCAGTATAAGTTGGAGTACTGTATAAGTTGTTGGAGTGCATACAGTATTGATTGGTCTCTCTCTAACAGTGTGCCAGGCAAACTCTATCATGAAGGCTGTGAATTATTTTCATTCCATGTAAGGTTGTGTGTAATCTTTCCCCAGGTTGCTTGTGATATTATTGTCTGTTGGGCAGAAAAACagagggtgttaattatttttgaACTGTGAATAATTGCTCATGACATCCAGTGGATTTTGTCTTCTGTTATTAACTGGAACAGGAAGCACATCACCAGTGTGTCTAAATGGCGTATGCATGAACTGAGGGGGGTCACGTCTGATTGAATGAAAAATGTTTAGGCGTATCTGGCAATGTTTATTTAGATAGACATAAAACCAAGAGGCAAATAGAATTTTGGGAAATAACTGTAAAATATTATTGCATTGTTGATATGCATAATTATTGTTGGCtgctttaattttctttttctgtttttctgtgtctctgtgctcTATCTGTCTCCCCACATCTTTGCctttgtacccccccccccccatgtatATCCCCCACCATTTTGTTCAGCTCTTACATAAGCATAAACGTCTTCTGCCTAACACAATGCTTTCATTTACTCCCATCAGTACTGATAGAGCGTGTATTTGTACGAGTGGCAGACACCAGTCCTTTCCCTTCTCTATAGTATCACTTGGCAGACTCAATCTACAGCATTTAAACCTCTTGGGCTTGTATGCATTGGTATATTTGTGTCGTTATATGCTGAACAATTGTGTATGTATCAggatgtgtgcatgtttgtaacTCCACCTAGGGACTCCAGAGGAAATGGCTGAATGATTTCAGATTTTCCTGAACATCACATGCATTACAAAATGATTAGGCCGGTAATTAGGTTTCCTTGAGGATATGTTTATATGTAGgtaggtgtgtttgtttgtgtgtgtgtttcagtgcatGCTTAGACGCTGTATGttgtctggggtgtgtgtgtttgtgtgtatgtatccaAGAAACATTAGCTTTTGCATTAATAGATAAAATAATAgtaatttttttcttctttactgtgtgtgtgtgtgtgtgtgtgtgtgtgtgtgtgtgtgtgtgtgtgtgtgtgtgtgtgtgtgtgcgtgtgtgtgtattgtgagtCATTTAAAACTGGTGGGAACTGTTTTCTGACCCCTCCCACTTCTTTTGACTGTCAGGCTGCCTTCATGAATATTCAAAGCCCTAATAAAGACTAAAGGCTTACCGAACACAGTGAGAACAAAATGGCTGCCTACACCACAGTGAAGAGCAGTGAATCACTGATTCTTGTCACTTCACTTCTTGCTAAAGATCAGACTTTTTCTTTGTTGTGGTAGAAGAAAGGGGACcaaagcagagagacaggaaagTTGGATTATGTTTTTTGGAGAactctgacgtgtgtgtgtgtgtgtgtgtgtgtgtgtgtgtgtgtgtgtgtgtgtgtgtgtgtgtgtgtgtgtgtgtgtgtgtgtgtgtgtgtgtgtgtgtgtgttatgcttTGCTGCAGGGTGGTGCAATCTCTATTTTGACAGCATGCGAAAGACCCCAGGATTTTGCTGGTGTTGTTTTGATTAGCCCCATGATCCAAATGAACCCTGAATCGGCTACACCCTTTAAGGTAAAagtacacccacacaaacagctGATTTCATTTCACTCTTTCATTCGAGGGTTTCTGTCTGATGATAAGGTGTTTTTTTGTAGATGCTCCCTTTTGtgtaaatgccataaaatgaGGTTGTTCAAAAGCTGCAGAAAGAAATACTTTAAAAAGTGGATGAAACATGTAGACATGGATGCCTGGAACAGAAAAcgaaacatacacacaccatgcccccccccctctctctctctcccccccctctctctctccattcacCGTTGTCAGTGGAGCTGAATATTATTAAACCTCTTCAACCTGGTAGTTTTATAAAAATGTTCACACAAACTGAGCTATGCAGTCATTTACCAAACCAGGTTCCAAACTGACTGTAGTTGTTTACTACAAGTACCCatgataatgacatgttgactcATTTTATCCTTGTTAAAAGCAGAATTTGTTTACAAGGATCGCTAGTGTCTGATGAATATATTTGCATACTTAAATCACTTGCTGATTGGATGAGATAAAGATGACTCTAAAACATCAGCTAAAAGACATGATGACGTGTTTCTGGACGCATCCCTGCTGTGGGAAGCTCAGGAAATAACTGGAGAACCAGACACTGTTGTTCTTCTCTCATTCATTCCCTGCACTTTATTTTCTCATAAATGACCTGTAAATGTTGGCATTTTAATCACAACACACATGTCTTTGCTAAAGTGATAAGCAGCTAAATCAGACTGGGAACCTGCTCCTCTGTGACTGTTGTGTGGTATAACCACTTAAGAATGATGCATTCTGGGTGTCTGCAGGTGTTCATTGCTAAAGTCCTAAACCACATGGTTCCAAGCATCACCATCGGCTCCATCGATCCCAAATTAATCTCGCGGGATCCAAAACAGGTAAGCTGACAGGAATGTGTGTGAAAGGTCATCTGTGTCGGTGGGAAATCTAGTGTACGTGTGCTTttctttgtgtttatttaaGAGCCCTTGatttgaagggggggggggggggggttcaggagAATACAAGATCATATTTTATTTACTATTGTCATGTATGAAATTTTTATTTAGTAATAATGTTTTCTAACAATGCAGGTATAAGGAAATTATTTCTGTTGTGGGCCTGCTATGGTATTGCCTGTTGCCTAGTACACATTGCACTGAGGATTATCTGTGGGAGTCACAGTACGGTGCATAAATACTATTCTACAACACTGTAGGTTGCTGGAAGTGTGGGAAATTATAGGTCATTTCGAAAGTGTATTAGTGATTTAGAAAACAATGGTCTCATTATTTGATAATAGAACACCTGCTGTCAGGAATGGCAGTCTGAATGCAGCCATCAGGGTTGAGCTGTAGGGAATTTCTTCCACAGCGAAAACCAGCTGGTCTGCATTCTTTCAGCTGAACATGAACAAAGGCTGTTATAGGTCACTGAGGTGTCAGAGCCTGACAGGAAAATGTTTCTCTTTGGAATACAGAGGGAATACCTGGAATACAGAGGAACAATATAGTGAGCAACACTGGCTTTGTCATTTGTCCTTATGTAGGTAGACACATGTATTATGAAATGTGTATCTTTTCTTATATACACAGTGCTGGCATTGTGCCAAAACCCAGATGTTTAGCATAGGACTAATGATGCTAGGTGACGCTAGGTGAGCCCTCACAGTACTTTCTAAGTtctaaaaatgttattttgttctaaaTTCGTCACACATTAGATCTATTTTAATATAATTCAGGACAGTGAGCATCAAAATTAATGGTACATTTGTTAAGAATATGCACAGAAGGCTCAGAAAAAATGTGGTTTGATCTTATAGTAAAATGTCAAGACTTTCAGATAGGTGAAAATAGTCTAAGAAATCCATATAATTAAAAGGTTTTTAAGGAACCTTTATGGACTCCATATGATTTTGCCctcaaaatcacaccatacaaACCCTAGTAATACTATGACATGTGTTAGTCAGCTGTGTTATCTTGTCAACCTTCATGTTTTACCATTTAAGCACAGACTAAAGGAAATTTCCCAGACACAAATTAAGCCAAGTCTCAGACTACAAAAGATTTCCAGTGTTGATTCATCTGCTCTGAACATTTAGGCCATTACTAGGTTTAGACCATTACTAAGTCTATGTCCATTAAGCTGGTCCACAGCGACCAAAATCTTAGTCCTTCAAACATTCATTGTTGTGTAAAGATCAGAGAAAGCCCTAAAGAAATGAGACAAATGCAAACACAAGCTGGTCCATTTGTTAGGACACACAGCCTTATCTACATTTTGCATGGTGCCTGTGGGCAGTGTATATTATCCTAAAGTGTCTCTGTCTACTCTGTATTGAGTAACTGTGAATGAACCATCAGTATTACAGCCAGATTAGCAAATACTTTGTGCTGTCGGCCACTTTGCAGGCTTGTATGTTTTCCAAGCAACTTAACTGAAGAATAAGAAAGAGGGCACACAAAACTATAAAATATGTGTGATCCCTTATATGTCCACCTCTGGACAGTTCTGTCCATTCTGTTTAATCCATTAATGGATCCATTTTGTGAAAGTGGTGGATGCCTCTAGTCTTAAAGTGGACCGGCTCCTTGGCTCAGATCGTTCTGAGAACAGCAGATAAAGGGCGGCCATGTTACGTGACCCTTGGCCATCCCGCTGAACTCGCAGTGCCCCTCCTGTGCTGTAGGTGGAGGCGTATGAGACGGACGAGCTGGTTTATCACGGAGGGATGCGCGTCTCATTCGGGATGCAGATGATGGCTGCTTCTTCGCGTATTGAAAGTGAGATCCCCAACATCGCCTGGCCCTTCTTCCTCCTCCACGGCGACGCAGACAAACTCTGTGACATCAGAGGATCCTATGCTATGTATAACCATGCGAAAAGCACAGACAAAAAACTGAAGGTGAGTCTGATGGctttctcacacacgcacacacacatacacaaactgaACATAAGTACATGTTAGATGTAGAGAGGGACACATACCCACAGTCAAAAGGACATAAATAGTTCTAGCAGTGGCAGATGGCTTCAGAACTGACACTCCTGCTGAACTGAGGGAAATGGGGATGGAACATACTAAAGATTCCCCAACAATAAATAACAATTAATAAATCCCAAATGCATGTGGTTCACATGCTTTTGGGATTTATTAAGCCCAGTGTTTGCTGGAAAATGCTGGGTCAGTGTGACCAAGGCTTTAAAGGACATTCCCAAAAGCAGATGTTCCTACTGCAGATTTCACATGTATTTACTGAGCCATTCAGAATGAACTTAGTCATAAACAACCTACCTGCAATAATGGAAATCAGGTCATAGCACACATCCTCTCATGACATATACATTCTACATGTGCATTCTAAATGTTCTTTAGCACAGCATTTggcagtgtgcgtgtgtgtgtgtgagtgtgtgtgtgtgtgtgtgtgtgtgtgtgtgtgtgtgtgtgtgtgtgtgtgtgtgtgtgtgtgtgtgtgtgtgtgtgtgtgtgtgtgtgtgtgtgtggatttataCAGATTTGTAGCCAGTAAATCTGCTCATTCCACATTCCACACTGGCTGAAGATGCATGCAACAAAACAGGGGCAAAACATTCTAACTCTTATGATTGGGTGTACGTTTATGTAATGAATATGTATAATCACcaacaactgtgtgtgtgtgtgtgttatcaggTGTATGAAGGA encodes:
- the mgll gene encoding monoglyceride lipase, whose translation is MINEVNVLLTCLLVAAVSHWYGSDLLSLLRVLVSDALFAADMPEPEGTRRTPQGVPYSDLPHIVNADGLYLFCRYWEPSGPPKALVFLAHGAGEHCGVYRDVAGKLNQHSLFVFAHDHEGHGQSEGERMNIKNFQTYIRDSLQHIDLMKERYPGLPIFILGHSMGGAISILTACERPQDFAGVVLISPMIQMNPESATPFKVFIAKVLNHMVPSITIGSIDPKLISRDPKQVEAYETDELVYHGGMRVSFGMQMMAASSRIESEIPNIAWPFFLLHGDADKLCDIRGSYAMYNHAKSTDKKLKVYEGGYHALHHDLPETAESVLQEVSTWILERLPAPSEP